A window of the Gossypium arboreum isolate Shixiya-1 chromosome 2, ASM2569848v2, whole genome shotgun sequence genome harbors these coding sequences:
- the LOC108466192 gene encoding uncharacterized protein LOC108466192: MNTRGTRRKGTRGHDRGRGSARAGSSTSSHMPAREALASPITETRSHDRAAGDDSLSQVMLRDLERYEVEFLRLSQYAHGIITNEYERYVQFEDGLRDELHVLIAPQRERDFDTLVEKAKIAEDVKCSELQNREKDRGRNKRDFGPSSSSGRPMKRAKFDGSVQVVPVVSARPQPYADCKRVHQGRVAGNTEATQLALFYAAHRREDGDALDVITGMFLIYNVSYTALIDIGSTHSYVACTVSGMLGIQFENTVSEITVLSPVGQSVRVNKLFRGLPLEVQRVVFPVDLIELSFGEFDIILGMDWLVKYRVKLDCTAKHTVLKSTEDDEVNVIGEQRDYLSNVISALRAEKLVQKGCEMFLAYTSISNSKSPSAEDVRIVKEFSDVFPE; encoded by the exons ATGAACACAAGAGGTACTCGCAGAAAGGGTACACGAGGCCACGATAGAGGCCGAGGAAGTGCTAGAGCTGGGTCTTCAACATCGAGTCACATGCCTGCTAGGGAGGCACTAGCCTCACCAATAACTGAAACAAGGTCTCATGACCGAGCAGCTGGGGATGATTCTCTATCTCAAGTAATGCTACGTGATCTTGAAAGG TACGAGGTAGAGTTTCTGCGactgagtcagtatgctcacGGGATAATCACAAATGAGTATGAACGCTATGTGCAGTTTGAAGATGGCCTCCGGGATGAGTTACATGTgctgatagctccgcagagggagcgagactttgaTACCCTTGTTGAGAAAGCAAAAATTGCTGAGGATGTGAAGTGCTCTGAGCTCCAGAATCGCGAGAAAGATAGGGGCAGAAATAAGAGGGATTTTGGACCCTCGAGTTCTTCTGGAAGGCCTATGAAGAGGGCCAAATTTGATGGGTCAGTCCAAGTGGTTCCTGTTGTTTCTGCAAGACCGCAACCTTACGCTGATTGTAAGAGAGTTCACCAGG GCAGAGTTGCTGGTAACACTGAGGCAACACAGCTAGCCTTGTTCTATGCTGCTCATCGCCGAGAGGATGGTGATGCccttgacgtcataactggtatgtTCTTGATTTATAATGTATCATACACTGCTTTAATTGACATTGGGTCTACACACTCGTATGTTGCATGCACTGTGTCTGGGATGCTGGGTATTCAATTTGAAAATACTGTTAGTGAGATTACTGTGTTGAGTCCAGTAGGACAGTCGGTTAGGGTGAATAAGTTGTTCAGAGGCTTGCCCCTAGAGGTCCAAAGGGTTGTCTTTCCGGTGGATTTGATAGAACTGTCGTTTGGAGAATTCGAtattatattgggcatggattggctagtgaAGTACCGTGTGAAATTGGATTGCACTGCTAAGCATACAGTGTTGAAGTCTACTGAGGATGATGAGGTGAATGTGATAGGCGAGCAAAGAGATTATCTGTCTAACGTAATTTCAGCGTTAAGGGCCGAGAAACTGGTTCAGAAGGGTTGTGAGATGTTTTTAGCTTATACTAGCATTTCTAATTCTAAAAGTCCTTCTGCTGAAGATGTTAGAATTGTTAAGgagttttcggatgtatttcctgaaTAG